The genome window GGAGGTGCGCAGCCACTGGGAGACCTTCCTCGCGGTGGCGGCCCGGCTGCGCGCCGAGGGGAGGTGCGACGAGGTGGTGGTCGCGGTCACGCCGGCGGGGCGCTATCCCGACCCGGGAGGAGCGCATCTCCACGCGGATGGCCGCCTGGTGCTGGCGGCCGCCGATGCGTGTCTGGCGAAGTCGGGCACCACGACGCTGGAAGCTGCGCTTGCCGACGTCCCGATGGCGGTCGCGTACCGGATGAACCCGCTGACGTTTGCGCTGGCCCGACGCGTGGTGACGGTGCAGTGGGTCGCGCTGGTCAACCTGGTGGCGGGCCGGGAAGTGGTGCCGGAATTCCTCCAGGAGGAGATGACCGTGCCGGCGCTCGCCGCCGCGCTTGGCGATCTCCTGAGCGAGGGGCATCCGAGACGCCTCGCGCAACAAGTGGGGCTGGCGGAGGTACGCGGGCTGCTTGGCGCGCCGGGGGCGTCGGCACGGGTGGCGGCGATGGCCGGGGAGCTGCTGGACAGGTGAGGATCCGGGTTCCGCCCACGCTCGTCGACTGGATTGCCCGACCCATCGCACGTGCCGTGGCGGCGAGCTGGCGGTTCGAGCACGTGAACCGTGAGGCCTGGGACGGCCTGGTGGATGGCGGGACCGGCTTTGCGTGCATGCTCTGGCACGAGACACTGCTGCCGTTGCTCTGGCACCACCGGAAGGCCCGGGCGGTCATCGTGGTGAGCCAGGCGCGCGATGGACAGTACCTCTCGGATTTTGCCGAATCGATCGGCTACCGGCTGGTGCGCGGGTCGAGTTCGCGGGGTGCGGTTGGGGCGCTGATCGCGGCGGCAAGGGCACTGGAGGAAGGGGCCATCGTGGCGCTTACCCCCGACGGCCCGCGCGGTCCTCGCCGGGAGCTGAAACCGGGGGTGCTGGCCGCGGCCCAGCGTGCGGGTGTGCCGGTCCTGCCGGTCTATGCCGAAGTAAAATCGGCGTGGCGGCTACATTCATGGGACCGTTTCTGCATCCCGAAGCCGTTTGCGAGGGTGCGGGTGGCGTACGGGGCGCCGATGATGGTGGCGCCGGGTTCCGAACAGCTGGCGGCGGCCGTCTCCCAGGCCCGGCTCGCCATGGACGAAGTCGAGAGGATGGCGCGATGGCCCGACGGCAAGGCGATACCCACCGACTGATTCGCTGGCTCTGGACCAGCCGTCGGTTCGGCGCCAGACTGGCGCGCCTTGGGTTGCTGCCGGCGGCCGGGCTCTGGCGGGGCGGCATGGCGCTGCGTGGACTGGCCTTTCGGCGCGGGTGGCGCACGGCGCATGACTTGCCACGTCCCTCGGTCGCCGTGGGGAACCTCACGGTCGGCGGCTCTGGCAAGACGCCAATCGCGACGTGGATCGCCCGACACTACGCCGCGCAGGGGCGGCGACCCGGGATCCTCCTGCGGGGGTATGGCGCCGACGAGGTGCTGGTCCATCGCCACGACGTTCCGGAAGCGGTCGTCGTGCCGAATCCCGACCGGATGGCGGGCGCGGCGGAGGCGGTGGCGGGCGGCGCGGACGTCCTGGTGCTCGACGACGCCTTCCAGCGCCTGGACGTCCGGCGCGACCTCAACGTGCTCGTGGTAAGCGCGGAAACGACGCTGGCAGTGCGGTGGCCACTTCCCGCCGGGCCCTGGCGCGAGGGGTGGGGGGCGATGGCCCGGGCCGATTTCGTCGTGGTGACCCGGAAACGGGCGACTGCCGAGGCCGCCGAAGCGCTGGCGGCGGAGATCGCCCGGACGGTGTCGGTCCCGATCGCGCGGGTACACCTGGGCCTGCACCATCTCGAGGGGATGCTCAGCGGGGTGTCCCGGCCGGTCGAGTCGCTGCGCGGTGAGCGGGTGGTGGCGGCGACGGCGATCGCCGATCCCGACGCCTTCGTGGCGCAGGTCAAGGGCACCGGCGCCCAGGTGCAGGTTGCCACATGGAAGGACCACTACGATTTTCGTGACGAGGATGTGGCCTGGATGGCCCGGGCCGCCCGCAAGGCCGATCACGTGGTCCTGACGGCCAAGGATGCCGTCAAGCTCCGCGATCGATGGCCGGCCAGCGCGCCAGAGCCTCTTGTAGCGATATTGAATGTCAGGTTCGAGTCGGGGGGCGATGCCTTTGTTGCGGCGCTGGACGCCCTCGTGTCATCCCAGAAGCACTCGCAGTCTCCCTGAAGGTCCGGACACCCCGGAGAGGAATATGACCAGCGTGAACGTGCGTACCGGCCAGGACGTCGTCCGTCCCGACAAGGACACTTTCCTTAGCGAAGAAAACCCCTTCGAAGCGATGATGTCGCGCTTCGACTACGCCGCCAAGCGGCTGAGCCTCGACGCCGGCCTCTACAAGGTCCTGCGCAACCCGGAGAAGCAGATCACGGTCTCGATCCCCGTCCAGCGGGACGGCGGCGACGTCGAGGTCTACACGGGCTACCGGGTCCTCTACAACACGTCGCGCGGCCCCGCCAAGGGCGGCATTCGCTTCGACATGAACGTCACGCTGGACGAGGTGACGGCGCTGGCGGCGTGGATGACCTGGAAGTGCGCGGTGGTCAACATCCCCTTCGGCGGCGCCAAGGGCGGCGTGATCTGCGACCCCGGCACCATGTCGATGGGCGAGCTCGAGCGGCTGACGCGGCGCTATACCTCCGCCATCATCGACACGCTCGGCCCGGACAGCGACGTGCCGGCGCCCGACGTCAACACCAACGAGCGGGTCATGGCGTGGATCATGGACACCTACTCCATGCACAAGCGCCATACCGTCACGTCCGTGGTCACCGGGAAGCCGGTGGAGATGGGCGGCTCGCTCGGGCGCCGCGAAGCGACGGGCCGGGGCTGCATGATCGTGACGCTGGAGGCGCTTAAGCGCCACGGCATGCCGGTCAAGGGCGCGCGCATCGCGGTGCAGGGATTCGGCAACGTCGGCTCGGTGGCCGCGGACCTGTTGGCCAAGGAGGGCGCGGTCATCGTCGCGGTGAGCGACAAGTCCGGCGGGCTGTACAATGCGAAGGGCTTCAACGTCTCGGAGCTGCTTGCGTGGGTCAAGGAGCACAAGGTGCTCGCCGGCTTCCCGAACGGGGAGGCCGTCAGCAACGAGCAATTGCTCGCCTGCACCTGCGATGTCCTCCTGCCCGCGGCGATGGAAAACGTGATCACCAGCAAGAACGCGGCGGGCATCCAGGCCAAGATCATCTGTGAAGGGGCCAATGGCCCGACGACCGCCAAGGCCGATGCCATCCTCGAACAGAAGGGGATCTTCGTCATCCCCGATATCCTGGCCAACGCCGGTGGCGTCACGGTCAGCTATTTCGAGTGGGTGCAGGACCGCAGCGGGTATTTCTGGGACGAGGAGACCGTCAACCGCCGCCTCGAGCGGATCATGGGGACGGCGTTCGACGAAGTGGCGACCATGGCTGACAAGCATGCCGTCAACATGCGCATTGCGGCCTACATGCTCTCCATCGAGCGGGTCGCGGCGGTGCACCGCCTCCGCGGCATGTACGCCTGAGCAGGGCGGGGCGCAGTGGAGCTCTGGCTGGTTGCGGTGGGCAAGCTGCGGCCCGCCTTCCGGGAGGCCTGTGACGATTACCTCCGCCGCCTCGGACGGCGCGCGAAGGTGCATGAGGTGGAAGTGCGCGAAGCGGCCCGGGCTCCAACCCGGGCCGTTCAGCAGGCGGAAGAGGCCGGGCGGCTCCGGGCAAAGCTCCCGCCGCGGGCCAGGGTGATCGTCCTCGCCAGGGAGGGAACCCAGTGGACCAGCGCCGACCTGGCGCGCCGCGTCGGCCAGTGGGAAACCGAAGGGCGGCCGCTGGCGTTCCTGATTGGCGGTTCCACGGGGCTTGACCCGGACCTCGTGGCCGGGGCCGACGCCCGCTGGAGCCTGGGGGCGCTGACCCTGCCGCACGAACTGGCGCGTGTGGTCGTCGTCGAGCAGCTCTATCGCGCCGGCACGATTCTCCGTGGCGAACCGTACCACAAGGGGAGGTAGCGCTGGCCGAGTGGTTTGAGGACTGGTTCAACGAGGACTACCTCGCGCTCTACCCGCATCGCGATCAGGCCGAGGCCGAACGCGCCGTGGGGCTGTTGACGCGGGCGCTGCCCTGGCGCACGGGGTGGCGGGTGCTGGATGTCGGGTGCGGCGCAGGTCGCCATGCACGCGCCCTGGTGGCGGCCGGTGCCCGGCCAGTGGGGCTCGACCTTTCGGCGGACCTCCTCGCATGCGCCAAGGGCACCGGCGTCCCGCTGGTGCGTGCCGACATGCGCCACCTTCCTGTCCGACCCCGCTCGGTCGATCTGGTGGTGAACCTCTTTACCAGCTTCGGGTACTTCGAGGACGACGCCGAGCACGCGCGGGTGCTCCACGGCTTCGCGGAGGTGCTGGCGCCCGGCGGCTGGTTTGCGCTCGACTTCCTGAACGCCGACAGTGTGCGCAGCGGGCTGGTCACCGAGGAGGTCCAGCAACTCGGCGTGGGTCCGGTGCGGATCCGACGTGAACTCCGGGACGGGGGCCGGCGCGTGGTGAAGACAATGCACATTCCCGACGGCCGGACGTTCGTCGAGCGCGTGCGGCTGTTCCAGCCCGAGGAGCTCGAGGCCATGCTCGGGGACGCCGGTCTGTCCGTCGAGTCCCGCTTCGGCGACTACCACGGCGGGCCCCTCGGCCCGGGCGCCCCGCGCACCATCCTGCTCTCCCGACTGATCGCCTGATGCGTATCCTGCCCACCCCCTTCGCGAAACCAGAGGCCTGGCCGGTCCCGCACTCGGGAGGCTTCGACCCGTCGCTGCTTCCCGCCCTGATCGAGGGACCCGGACAGGAGCCGCTGCGCGCCAGGCTCGCGGAGCCGGGTGCGCTTGTGGTCACGACCGGTCAGCAGCCCGCGCTCTTCACCGGCCCGCTCTACGCCGTGCACAAGGCGCTCTCCGCCGCGGCGCTGGCGCGCCTCCTCTCCGCGGCGTGGAAGCGGCCGGTGCTGCCGCTCTTCTGGGTGGCCAGCGACGACCACGACTTTGCCGAAGCAAACCACGCGGCCTGGCTCCGCCCCGACGGTTCGCTTCACGTTGAGACCCTGCCGGATCGACCGGCGGAGGCGGCGCTCCGCCCGATGTCGCAGGAGCCGCTCGGTCGGGGCATCGGGCCGGCGCTCGACGCCCTCGCCGCCGACCTCGCCGCCTTCGACGGGCGCGACGAGGTGCTCCACTGGTTGCGCACGCACTTCCATCCCGGCGCCACGCTGGGCGACGCCAGCGGTCGCGCCCTCGCGGAGCTGCTCGCTCCCCTCGGCGTGCTCTGCCTGGATGGTGCGCACCCGGCGTTGAAGGCCAAGGCCGCGCCTGTGGTGCGTCGCGCGCTGGAGGAGGCGGAAGGGATCGAGCGGGCGCTCGTGGCGCGGGCGACCGCCCTGGTGGCGGAAGGGCGTGACCCCGGCGTGTCAGTCGGCGACGGTGCCACGCTCGTGATGCTGGAAGGCGCCGAGGGGCGGGACCGTCTCGTCAGGGACGGGGAGGGTGTCGCGGCGCGGCATGGCGGGGAGCGGTACGCCAGGGCCGACGTGCTCGACCTGCTGGCACGAGCGCCGGCCCGGTTCTCCGGGAATGTGCTGCTCCGCCCGGTCATCGAGCGGGCGGTGCTGCCCACCGTGGCCTACGTGGCGGGGCCGGGAGAACTCCGCTACTTGGCGCTCGCCGAGGCGGTGTACGCCCATCTGGGAGTGGAACGCCAGCTCCCCGTGCCCCGGTGGTCGGGACTGCTGGTGGAGCCAAGGGTGGACCGTGTCCTCGCCAAGTTTGACGCGTCGCTCGAGGAGCTGCTGGCGCCCGACCAGCGGCTCGAGAGCCGGGTGGCGCGGGAGCATCTCCCGCCACAGGCCATGGCTGCGCTCGAGGCACTTCGCGCCGGCATCGAGTCCGAATACGGGGTGCTCGAATCGGTCGCTGGAGAGGTGGATCCGACCCTCCTCCGCCCGATCCAGGGGTTGAAGGGTCGTGCGCTGCAGGGGGCGGCGAAAGCCGAGAAGAAACTGGTCCAGCACCTCAAGAGACGACACGAGACGGAGACGGAACAGATCGGGCGGGCCCGCACCGCGGTCCAGCCCGCAGGCCGTCCGCAGGAGCGGGTGGTGATCGTGGCGCCCTACCTGGCCCGGTACGGGCCCGGAATCCTGCCCTCACTCCTCGACGCGATGGTTGACTGGTATGGCTCCGCCCTTGAAGGCGGGGCCCCTCCCTCGTAAGATCGTTGCTATGGTAATGCTCATCGGGTTGGTCCTGCTGGTGGCGCTGATGCTCCCGATCCTGAGCATCGTGCTCGACTCGCCCTTCGGGCGCGCGCTCGCGCGCAAGGTCGATGCGCCTGAGGTGGCCCCGCCGCCGGTGGCCGATCTGGCCAAGCGGGTGGAGCTGCTCGAGAGCGAAATCGATGACCTGACCCGGGCGGTCGAGGGGCTGAAGGACGAGAACGCCTTCCTGCAGCGGTTGATCGAGGACGCCCCGGCGCGGCCCGCCTTGCCGCCGCGCAGTTCCCCCTGAGCACCAGGCTGTCCCGCCGGCCCGCGGCGATGGTGGCCGCGGGGATCTTCCTGAGCAGGATCCTCGGGTTGGTGCGGCAGCGCGCCCTGGCGCACTTCCTCGGCAACTCCAGCGTGGCGGACGCCTTCACGGCGGCCTTCCGGATTCCCAATCTCCTCCAGAACCTCTTTGGCGAAGGCGCCCTCTCGGCGTCGTTCATTCCCGTCTACGCGGGATTGCTCGCCGACAAGGATCACGACGAGGCGGACCGCGTCGCGGGGGCGGTCGGCGCACTGCTCGCCGTCGTCGTCGCAGGCATCGTGGTGCTGGGCATCCTCACCGCGCCGGTCCTGGTCACCCTCATCGCGCCCGGGTTTGCCGGCGAGAAGCGCGACCTGACCATCCAGCTCGTGCGCATCCTCTTCCCCGGCGCCGGCCTCCTGGTGCTCTCCGCCTGGTGCCTCGGCATTCTCAACAGTCACCGGAAGTTCTTTCTCAGCTACGCCGCCCCGGTCGCCTGGAACCTCGCCATTATCGGCACCCTGCTCGTGCTCGGCCCGAAGCGGAGCATGGCCGAGCTGGCCGTGGCCGCCGCGTGGGCCAGCGTGGCCGGCAGCCTCCTCCAGGTCCTGGTCCAGTGGCCGACGGTGCGGCGGGTGGCGCCCGCGCTTCGCCTGCGGCTGACCACGACGACGGCCCACGTGCGGACCGTGATCGGCAATTTTGTCCCGGCATTCGTCGGGCGCGGCGTCGTGCAGGTGAGCGCGTTCATCGACTCACTGCTCGCCACCCTCCTGCCGACCGGCGCCGTGGCCGCCATCGGGTATGCGCAGACCATCTACCTGATGCCGGTGAGTCTCTTCGGGATGGCCATCTCAGCCGCCGAACTCCCCGCCATGTCCGGCGCCCGGGGGACTGCAGAGGAGATCGGGGCCTATCTTCGCGCGCGACTCGACGCCGGTCTCCGGCGCGTCGCGTTCCTGGTGGTCCCCTCGGCGATGGCGTTTCTGGCGCTCGGGCACGTGATCGTGAGCGCGCTCTACCAGACCGGTGAATTCGGACGCCAGGATTCGCTGTATGTCTGGGGCATCCTGGCCGGCTCGGCCGTGGGATTGCTCGCCTCGACCATGGGGCGTCTCTACGCCTCCGCCTTCTACGCCCTTCGGGATACGCGCACACCGCTGCGCTTCGCGGTTATCCGGGTGGCGCTCACCGGCGCGTTCGGGTGGTTTGCGGCGCTCCACCTTCCGGGACTCCTCGTGGTCGGGCCCCAGTGGGGCGCTGCCGGCCTGACCGCCTCCGCGGGGGTGGCAGGGTGGGTCGAGTTCCTCCTGCTGCGACGCGGCCTGCAGCGCCGCGTGGGACCCACCGGCCTCCCGGCCGGCCTGCTCCCACGGCTCTGGTCCGCCGCCGCCGCGGGAGCCGCGATCGGGTGGGCGGCGCTCCGGTACCTCCCCGACTGGCACCCGGTGCCGCTCGCGGTCGTGGTGCTCGGCGGGTACGGGGTGACCTATCTGCTGGCCGCGCGCCTCCTCGGCGTGCAGGAGGCGCGCAACCTGCTGGTGCGGCGATGACGGAACCGCTCACCCCGTCCGACCTGCTCGCGCGCAAGCTCGACACCCTGCCCGACGGTCCCGGCGTCTACCTGTGGAAGGACGCCGCGGGCGCCGTCATTTATGTCGGGAAGGCCAAGCGGCTGCGCAGCCGGGTGCGGAGCTACTTCCTCGGGGACCATGCGGAAAGCCCGAAGTCCCGGCTGCTGGTCCGGCAGATCGCGGACGTCGAGACGATCGTCGTCCCGGACGAGGTGCAGTCGCTGCTCCTCGAGAACAACCTCATCAAGACGTATCAGCCGCGCTTCAACGTCCGCCTCAAGGACGACAAGAGCTATCCCTCCATTGCGGTCACCGTGAAGGATCCCTTTCCCCGGGTGCTGGTGACCCGGCGAATGGACATTCCGGGCGCGCGCTATTTCGGGCCGTACACCGACGTGACGCTCATGCGGCGGTCGCTCGCCCTGATCCGCCGGATGTTCACGGTGCGCAGCTGCAGCGACGACCTGCCCAGGGAACGGCGGGAGCGTCCCTGTCTCGACTACCACATCGGACGGTGCCGCGCGCCCTGCGTCGGGTGGCAGGACGAGGCGTCCTATCGTGCGATGATCGAGGAAGTGCTCGACTTCCTCGGCGGCCGCACGGTGGACGTGCGCTCCAAGGTGCGCGACCTCATGGGCGCCGCCAGCGACCGGCAGGACTACGAACGCGCCCGCGACCTCCGAGACACGCTGAAGTGGCTCGATCGCGCGGAGATTCCTTCCTCGGTGGAGATGACGGGGACCGGTGATGCCGACGTCATCGGCTACGCGCGCGACGGCGACGACGCGGTCGGCGTCC of Gemmatimonadales bacterium contains these proteins:
- a CDS encoding lysophospholipid acyltransferase family protein, with protein sequence MRIRVPPTLVDWIARPIARAVAASWRFEHVNREAWDGLVDGGTGFACMLWHETLLPLLWHHRKARAVIVVSQARDGQYLSDFAESIGYRLVRGSSSRGAVGALIAAARALEEGAIVALTPDGPRGPRRELKPGVLAAAQRAGVPVLPVYAEVKSAWRLHSWDRFCIPKPFARVRVAYGAPMMVAPGSEQLAAAVSQARLAMDEVERMARWPDGKAIPTD
- a CDS encoding tetraacyldisaccharide 4'-kinase; amino-acid sequence: MARRQGDTHRLIRWLWTSRRFGARLARLGLLPAAGLWRGGMALRGLAFRRGWRTAHDLPRPSVAVGNLTVGGSGKTPIATWIARHYAAQGRRPGILLRGYGADEVLVHRHDVPEAVVVPNPDRMAGAAEAVAGGADVLVLDDAFQRLDVRRDLNVLVVSAETTLAVRWPLPAGPWREGWGAMARADFVVVTRKRATAEAAEALAAEIARTVSVPIARVHLGLHHLEGMLSGVSRPVESLRGERVVAATAIADPDAFVAQVKGTGAQVQVATWKDHYDFRDEDVAWMARAARKADHVVLTAKDAVKLRDRWPASAPEPLVAILNVRFESGGDAFVAALDALVSSQKHSQSP
- a CDS encoding Glu/Leu/Phe/Val dehydrogenase; translation: MTSVNVRTGQDVVRPDKDTFLSEENPFEAMMSRFDYAAKRLSLDAGLYKVLRNPEKQITVSIPVQRDGGDVEVYTGYRVLYNTSRGPAKGGIRFDMNVTLDEVTALAAWMTWKCAVVNIPFGGAKGGVICDPGTMSMGELERLTRRYTSAIIDTLGPDSDVPAPDVNTNERVMAWIMDTYSMHKRHTVTSVVTGKPVEMGGSLGRREATGRGCMIVTLEALKRHGMPVKGARIAVQGFGNVGSVAADLLAKEGAVIVAVSDKSGGLYNAKGFNVSELLAWVKEHKVLAGFPNGEAVSNEQLLACTCDVLLPAAMENVITSKNAAGIQAKIICEGANGPTTAKADAILEQKGIFVIPDILANAGGVTVSYFEWVQDRSGYFWDEETVNRRLERIMGTAFDEVATMADKHAVNMRIAAYMLSIERVAAVHRLRGMYA
- the rlmH gene encoding 23S rRNA (pseudouridine(1915)-N(3))-methyltransferase RlmH — encoded protein: MELWLVAVGKLRPAFREACDDYLRRLGRRAKVHEVEVREAARAPTRAVQQAEEAGRLRAKLPPRARVIVLAREGTQWTSADLARRVGQWETEGRPLAFLIGGSTGLDPDLVAGADARWSLGALTLPHELARVVVVEQLYRAGTILRGEPYHKGR
- a CDS encoding methyltransferase domain-containing protein, giving the protein MGLLTRALPWRTGWRVLDVGCGAGRHARALVAAGARPVGLDLSADLLACAKGTGVPLVRADMRHLPVRPRSVDLVVNLFTSFGYFEDDAEHARVLHGFAEVLAPGGWFALDFLNADSVRSGLVTEEVQQLGVGPVRIRRELRDGGRRVVKTMHIPDGRTFVERVRLFQPEELEAMLGDAGLSVESRFGDYHGGPLGPGAPRTILLSRLIA
- the bshC gene encoding bacillithiol biosynthesis cysteine-adding enzyme BshC, whose product is MRILPTPFAKPEAWPVPHSGGFDPSLLPALIEGPGQEPLRARLAEPGALVVTTGQQPALFTGPLYAVHKALSAAALARLLSAAWKRPVLPLFWVASDDHDFAEANHAAWLRPDGSLHVETLPDRPAEAALRPMSQEPLGRGIGPALDALAADLAAFDGRDEVLHWLRTHFHPGATLGDASGRALAELLAPLGVLCLDGAHPALKAKAAPVVRRALEEAEGIERALVARATALVAEGRDPGVSVGDGATLVMLEGAEGRDRLVRDGEGVAARHGGERYARADVLDLLARAPARFSGNVLLRPVIERAVLPTVAYVAGPGELRYLALAEAVYAHLGVERQLPVPRWSGLLVEPRVDRVLAKFDASLEELLAPDQRLESRVAREHLPPQAMAALEALRAGIESEYGVLESVAGEVDPTLLRPIQGLKGRALQGAAKAEKKLVQHLKRRHETETEQIGRARTAVQPAGRPQERVVIVAPYLARYGPGILPSLLDAMVDWYGSALEGGAPPS
- the murJ gene encoding murein biosynthesis integral membrane protein MurJ, which encodes MVAAGIFLSRILGLVRQRALAHFLGNSSVADAFTAAFRIPNLLQNLFGEGALSASFIPVYAGLLADKDHDEADRVAGAVGALLAVVVAGIVVLGILTAPVLVTLIAPGFAGEKRDLTIQLVRILFPGAGLLVLSAWCLGILNSHRKFFLSYAAPVAWNLAIIGTLLVLGPKRSMAELAVAAAWASVAGSLLQVLVQWPTVRRVAPALRLRLTTTTAHVRTVIGNFVPAFVGRGVVQVSAFIDSLLATLLPTGAVAAIGYAQTIYLMPVSLFGMAISAAELPAMSGARGTAEEIGAYLRARLDAGLRRVAFLVVPSAMAFLALGHVIVSALYQTGEFGRQDSLYVWGILAGSAVGLLASTMGRLYASAFYALRDTRTPLRFAVIRVALTGAFGWFAALHLPGLLVVGPQWGAAGLTASAGVAGWVEFLLLRRGLQRRVGPTGLPAGLLPRLWSAAAAGAAIGWAALRYLPDWHPVPLAVVVLGGYGVTYLLAARLLGVQEARNLLVRR